A region of the Acidobacteriota bacterium genome:
TCGACCGTCCCGCCAGACAGCAAGGCTGGGTCGTCCACGCCGAGGCTTCTGGCCCGGAACCGTTTGATCTGATCCCGCATCGACGCCGCCTTCTCGAACTCCAGGTTGGCCGCGGCGGTCTTCATCTCCCGCCCCAGTTCCGCGATTCTCGCGTCAATCTGGGCCTGGGTCATGTACGGTTCGCCTCCATCGCCAACGGACGGCACGCCCATGTAGTCGCGTTCGTAGACGCTGGTCAGGCCGCCGTCAATCGCCTTCACAATCGAGGCGGGCGTGATCCCGTGCTCTTCGTTATACGCCTCCTGCAGTTGCCGACGCCGCCCGGTTTCGCTGATGGCGGTCTTCATCGAATCGGTGACCCTGTTGGCGTACATGATGACCCGGCCATGCACGTTGCGCGAGGCACGGCCGGAGGTCTGAATCAGCGATCCGGCTGAACGAAGGAACCCCTCCTTGTCGGCGTCGAGGATGGCCACCAACGACACCTCCGGGAGGTCGAGCCCTTCGCGCAAGAGGTTGATGCCGATCAGCACGTCGAATGCGCCACGCCGCAAGTCGCGAAGAATCTCCACCCGTTCGAGCGTTTCGATGTCTGAATGCAGGTAGCGCACACGAACGCCGAGCTCGTGGTAATACTGGGTCAGGTCCTCCGCCATGCGTTTGGTGAGCGTCGTCACCAGCACCCGTTCGCCCGCGGCGGCGCGCGCTCGGATCTCGGCCAGCAGATCATCCACCTGTCCGCCGACCGGCCTGACCTCGATCGGGGGATCGACCAGGCCCGTGGGACGGATGATCTGCTCGACCACCACGCCACCCGCCTTGCGAAGCTCGTGGGGCCCCGGCGTCGCGGACACAAAGACGACCTGCTGTGCCCGCGCCTCCCATTCGTCAAAGGTCAGCGGGCGGTTGTCGAGCGCCGAGGGCAGCCTGAATCCGTAATTGACGAGCACTTCTTTGCGAGACCGATCCCCGTGATACATGCCTCGAATCTGCGGCACGGTCTGGTGGCTCTCGTCGACGACCACCAGCGCATCTGACGGCAGATAGTCCAGCAGCGTCGGCGGCGGTTCGCCCGGGCGCCGACCGGTCAGGTGGCGCGAGTAGTTCTCGATTCCGTGGCAGTACCCGATCTCGCGCATCATCTCGAGGTCGAACATGGTGCGCTGGTGCAGGCGCTGCGACTCCAGGAGCTTCCCGTCGGCCTGCAGCGTCGCCAGCCGTTCCGTCAGCTCGGCCTTGATGGATTCAACGGCCTGTCGCGTGCGATCGCGCGGCGTGACGAAATGGGTCTTGGGATAGACCGCCAGGCGGTCGAAACGGCGACGGACCTTGCCCGTCAGCGGGTCGAATGACGCGAGCGCGTCGACTTCGTCGCCGAAGAGCTCGATCCGGATGGCCGACTCGTCGTACGACGGAAACACCTCGACGATATCGCCGCGGACGCGGAAGGTGCCGCGCGTGAACTCGTAGTCGTTGCGCTCGTACTGGATCTCGACGAGCTTCCGCAGGATCTCGTCGCGGCCGATGCGCTGGCCGCGCTCGATCGGGAGCAACATGCCGTAGTAGGCCTCCGGCGAACCCAGGCCATAGATGCACGACACGCTGGCCACAATCAGCACGTCCCGGCGCTCCATAAGCGATCGGGTCGCCGAGAGGCGCATCCGGTCGATCTCGTCGTTGGTGGTCGCTTCCTTCTCGATGTACGTATCGGTTGCCGGCATGTACGCTTCCGGCTGGTAGTAGTCGTAGTAGCTGACGAAGTACTCGACGGCATTGTGCGGAAAGAAGCGGCGGAACTCCTGGAACAACTGGGCCGCCAGCGTCTTGTTGTGGACCATCACGAGGGTGGGCCGATTCACCCGCGCCACCACCTGGGCCATGCTGAACGTCTTACCCGATCCCGTCACGCCAAGCAGAACCTGGTACGGATCGCCGCGTCGCAGGCCGGCCTCAAGTTCGTCGATGGCGCGGGCCTGATCGCCCTTCAGTTCGAAGTCGGAGACGAGCGCGAATCGGTCAGTCGAGGATTCCATGCGCCCTTCGACTCAGTTGAGTTCCCCACTACACGGCGTCATCGCTGCCGTGAAACAAGGACCCACAGTTCTGCCACCGTCCTCCACCCGAGTGAGCTCAGGGCTTCGGAGACTCAAGGCGGGGGTGGGACAAACGGTCACGGGCGTCTCCGGTATGGCGCGAAATATCCCTGACGCGATCGCGTCTTGAGATCCGGGCGCGTGATCTTGATCTCGACCTTCCGCCACTTGCCGTCCGTGCGGGCGTTGGTCGACAGGTATCCAACGGTGTACTGCGCCTTGATTTCGGCGAGCACCTTCTCGTACGCCGATTCGATGTCCTTGACCGACGAGGGGAAGAACGCCTGGCCACCGGTGGGTTCCGTCAGCCGCTGAATCCGCGATCGGGCCTCGAACTGGTACGACGATCCCTGATGGTCCAGAAACCCGATCATGTACATCGTCACGTCTGACGCTTTGAGCAGATCGATGACGCCCCCGTAGTTGATCGAGCTTGTGTTGTCGCCGCCGTCGCTGTAGGCGACCAGGATCTTCCGCCCCTCCTGGGATCCTGCGCCGTGAAGATAGACGCCCAGCGCATCGTACAGCGCCGTCATCCCATCCGGTTTTCGAAGGCGAATCCGCTCAATCAGCCGAGCGAAGTCGTTCTGACCATACCGGGCCACTCGCACTTCGGTGTCGAAATCCACCAGCGTGACGTCGACCGCCTCGGACAGGGCGTTCAGGAACTTCACCGCCGCCGTCCGCGACAGCGCGATATCCTCGTCCATGCTGCCGCTCGTGTCGAACAGCAGGCCGAGGTGGAGTTCGGCCGACGCGGTCGATTCCCCGCCGCGCGAGAAGAACTTCAGCTCTTGCCGCTTGCCGTCCTCGTAGACCTCGAAGTCGGGCTCGGCCAAGTCGGTGACCAGCGTGCCGCGCTTGTCAACGACGGTGACGCCGAGGCTTACCAGATCGACATTCGATCTGAATACCTGTGCGCCCGGGCGCCCGGCCGCCGCCAGCACGAGCAGACCAACCGCTGTCACCGCGAGCTTCACGCACGTCCCCACGCTGTCAAGGTCTTGCCCATGCCACATCTTATACCGGGTACGCGCCTCCCCCCTTACCAGCCGCCGACGTATAATTGACAGGTTCTCGTGATAATCCGGTGCGCACCCGTTCGGCAGGACTCGGCAAGATGAAGTGCCTGTCCGTCTGCCACAGCGAACTGGTGATCAGGACACTCGAGCAGGTTCTGCCACCGCAGTTCGATGTTGAATTTCTCGTCGACAGCCGCCCGCTGGCGCGACGGCTCCACGAGGCTGGCGTCGCCATCAGCGCCGGGGATCTTCGCAAGACCGACACCTATCTCAAAGCCGATCTGTCCCCGCACACCTGCGTCATCGTCGAAGACAACGGCCGGCAGAGTCTCAAGCGGGTGCTGCAGGCGATCACCGGCGCGGGTGGCACGCTCATCTATGTGTTGGCGACGCCGATGGGCGGCGCCGACGGAAGCGCGGCGAAGCGCGAAGAACAGCTGCGGGCCCAGTTTCCGGAGCTGGGATTCCTGTCACTCGCCGAACTGGTCGGCGGACCGCTGGTCACCGAAGTCAGCCGCTCGCTGACCCGCGCCCGGGTGCAGCAATACCAGCGCTACTTCAATGACGCGGACCGCATCCTGATCCTGCTCCACAACGATCCCGACCCCGACGCGATGGCCTCAGGGCTGGCGCTGCGCAACGTGCTGCGGCGCACCAAGACGACGGCCATCATCGGGGCGCTCCAGGGCGTGACTCGCCCCGAAAATCAGCGCATGGTCAACCTGCTCGACATCCAGGTCGAGACGCTGACGGAACACTCGGTCAAGGAATTCGAGCGCATCGCGATGGTGGACGTGCAACCCCACTACTTCGGCGGCCTGCTCGACAGAGTCGACCTCGTGATCGACCACCATCCACCGCAAGCCGGATACGGCGCGCTTTTCAAGGACATCCGGCCCAACTACGGCTCGACCAGCACGATCCTGACCGAGCACCTGCGTGCTGTCGACGTGAACATCTCCGAGCGCACGGCGACGGCGATGTTGTACGCCATCAAGTCGGATACGCTGTTTTTCAACCGCCAGGCCAACCGCGTCGATATTGAGGCGTTCTCCTATCTCTACCCGCTGGCGGATGCCGCGATGATTCGGAAGATGGAGGGCGCGGAAATCACGTTCGAACGGCTGGCGTACGTCACGCGTGCCCAGCAGACCGGGCTCGCAGGCGACCAGGTCTTCTCAGCATTCCTCGGGACGATTCCCCGCGAGGATTTCATCCCGTACGTCGCCGACTTCTTCCTCCAGCTTGAGGACGTCAAATGGACGGTGATCTCCGGCATCGTCAACGACACGCTCGTCCTCTCGGTGAGAAATCTCGGCTACACCCGCAACGCGGGTGAGATGGTGCGGAGACTCTTTGGGGATATCGGCAATGCGGGCGGCCATCGGGCAATGGCCAAGGCCGTCGTCCCCCTGCAGGCGTTTGTCGAGCGCCACGGTCAGCTGACGCCCGAACAGATCAACGTCACGATCAGGGAACTCGCCCTGCAGTTTCTCCGCGACCACAATCCGGCTGATAAGAAGAAATAGCAGAACTACGGTGTGACATCGGCCGCGCCCACCACCGGCTCCACGAACTGCCGGTAGGCGTCGGCGTACCCCATATCAATCAGTTCGGTCAGTTGCGCCATCCGGTCGGATCGACCGTCGTACGCCCCGCCAAAATCGAGCGGCCCGACGGGATTGTGTTCCGGTCTGATGAGATGGAGGTTTCTGAACTGGTCCATCCGCGCCGCCAACGCGTCTCTCATCGTCGCGGTATCGCGCGACAGCAGCCACTGGCCGAGCCTGCCGCGCCCGTCGACGCGCGGATCCGTGAGCGCATGCGGCTCGTCCGGTGCCGGCGTCGCCGACACGATGATCACCTGTTCGGCGCCAGCCGCGACCACCTCTTCGAGGAGCCTGATGGTCGCATCCGGGCGATCGCACAGCCGGTGAGTCTCGCCGCACCAGTAGCTCTCGGCCGCGAACGTCACCGGCCAGGGCGGCGTGACGACGGGAAGCGACAGCGCCGCGGCCAGGACATCGACCACGTGGTCACGGTCCGCGCCGGCCAGGTCCAGCGTTTCGTTCGCCCGGTCGGACCATCCCGACGTCCGGCGGCGGCGGCCAAAGAAGGCGGCTCGATGCGGCTCGCCCAGCACGGCCGCGATCAGATCGCGCCTGGCATCGACATCGTGCACGAGCGCGATGACTTCCCTGAATCCCGGCTGGCCGACGTTATCCGAGAGCAGCTCCGAGTACCGGCGTGAGAGCTGCACCGGGTCTGGCTGCGGCACCCTGGCACCACCGGAAATCAGGCGCCACAGCGCCAGGCGCCAATGGTCAATCGCCTCCCGCGCGCTCACAGGGGCGCCAAACGCGCGCCACCAGAAGCGGCCTCGCTCACGGTGGCGCCCGCGCAAACGACCGCGGGCCGCCGCCACGGCCACGACACCCACGCCGATGATGGCCAGGACCAGTGCGATCTGGGCCAGCCAGGACGGCAGGCGGTTCGGCAGGAAGGCCTCGTGCACCAGCGACGCGTATCCGTCAGCCAACGCGTTGCTGGCGTTCAACTGCACCAGGCGCAGCAGAAACGCGAGTGGGTAGACGATGAGGCCCAGCGCCAGCAGGCCGAGGGGAACGGCGAGCAGGCCGGCCACCGCTCCACACAACCACCCAAGCACACGCAGGATGCGCCGCCACGGGTAGAGCCGCCGCACGCCAGCCTCGCGCCAGAATCCATCGGCTTTCCACAGCGGTTCGGCCCCATCAATCGCGGCGAAGCACGCGCCGACGACGCCAACGCCGTGACCGGCGACCAGATCAATGCGGACGCCCGCCTCGCCCAGTGCCTTGAGCACGCCGGCGTGGTACGCCCCGGCCGTTCCGGTGCCCGTCAGCACCAGCGCGGTCCGGGTTTTCGATGAGTAGGGCTCGCGCCCGGCCATCAAGCCTCGTCGTGAACGGTGGTGAGTTTGAGGATCTCGAAGCGACGTTCGCCGGTTGGTGTGGCCACGACGGCCTCGTCGCCCGCCTGCTTGTTGACCAGCGCCTTCCCAATCGGCGAACTGGTTGAAACCAGTCCCTTGGTCGCGTCCGCGTCTTCTGGCATCACAAGTTGATACGTCACGGTCCCGTCGTTGCCGTCCTCGCGCAGGACGACCGTCGACCCGAACCCGGCGCGGTCGTGCGGAAGGCGATCGAAGTTCATCAGCGAAATCTCGGCCATCCGTTTTCGCAGCATGCCCATCCGCGCCTGCACGAACGTCTGGCGCTCCTTGGCGGCCTGGTACTCGGCGTTCTCGCTGAGATCACCCAGTTCACGGGCCCGCTGGATCTCTTTCGGGAGTTCGGTCCGCAGTTCCCGGTCGAGATCCCCGGCTTCGTCTTCGAGACGCTTCAGAATCCGAGCCTTCATGTCGTCTTCTCGACGTGGCCGATCGCTGGTATTTCCCGACATCACGGCTCCCGTCCGCCATCCGCCCTGCCCGGATGGCGCTCCTGCACGATTGGACCCGTGAAGACGGGCCTAAACTTTGAGTGTAGCATATCTGTTATCCTCTTCCTGGGCCGGGGAGCGGCCTGATCCTCACGTGACGTTAGGACCCGGGAGGAAATAGCTATGCCAACACACTTATTTCCTTCCGGGTCCTTAATCCGAAGCCGCCAACATCGGTTCGTCCAACGCTGCCGGGAGCTTGCCAGGGGACACGACCCCGAGAACGGCGAGATTCTGCTCGACGGCGCGCACCTGGTGCAGGAAGCGCTCTCCGCCGGGTTGAGCGGACTCACGGTGGCCGTTCGCCCCGACGTTCGGGAGCAGCCGGACGTCGCGCCGCTTCTGGACCAGTTGATGACGGCGGGGGCCGTCATTCTGGACGCGAGCGCCGAGGTCATCGCCGCCGCCAGTCCCGCACGGACGCCGTCCGGCATCGTCGCAGTTGCGACATTCAAGCTCAAGCCCCTTGGAGAGGTCTTCCGGCGGACACCATCGCTGGTCGTTGCGGCCATCGACGTTCAGGACCCGGGCAATGTCGGCGCCATCGTACGGGCCGCCGAAGCCGCAGGCGCGACCGGTGTCGTCGTCGCGGGTCAGTCGGCCGATCCGCTCGGATGGAAGGCCATCCGCGGATCGATGGGCAGCGTGTTTCGGACGCCTGTTGCCTGCGCCGCGACGATCGAGGCGGTGCTCGACGCGGCACGGGCGCGGGGGCTCCTCATCGTCGCCACGACGCCGTCGGGAGGCCGTGGTCTGTTCGACATGGACCTGACACGGCCCACGCTGGTGCTGGTCGGAGGGGAAGGCGGCGGCTTGCCACCGACGCTGGTTGAAGCGGCCGATGCCCGGATGCGGATTCCGATGGACCCACCCGTCGAATCACTCAACGTGGCGGTCGCCACGGGCGTCATCCTGTTCGAGGCGCGCCGTCAGCGCCTGGCCGCGAGGCGATTGTGACTACCGACGATCTGTTCGACGGCGAACATCCGCCTTCGCAGGCTGGCCGTGCGCCGCTGGCCGACCGGATGCGGCCCCGCTCGTTCGAAGAGTATGTCGGGCAGGACGCGCTGATGGGACCCGGCCGGCCCTTGCGCGAAGCCATCGAACGTGACCTGCTGCAGTCGGTCATTCTGTGGGGCCCGCCGGGCACGGGCAAGACGAGCCTCGCTCGGCTGATTGCCGAATCGACCCAGGCGCACTTCATCGCCTTCTCGGCCGTGCTCGCCGGCATCAAGGAGATCAAGGAGGTGATGGCCGAAGCCGAGCGGGCGCGTCACGCGCGGGGCCGCCGCACCATCCTGTTTATCGACGAGATCCACCGATTCAACAAGGCGCAACAGGACGCGTTCCTGCCGCGCGTCGAAGGCGGCGACATCGTGCTCATCGGCGCGACGACGGAGAATCCGTCTTTCGAGGTGAATGCCCCGCTGCTGTCGCGATCGCAGGTGTTCGTCCTCCAGCCACTGAGCGAATCCGACCTGCTGACGGTGCTGGCGCGGGCGACGAGCGATGCGGAGCGGGGTCTGGGTGCCGACCCGGTTGACGTCGAACCCACGGCCCTCTCTGCCATTGCCCGCTATGCCAATGGCGACGCCAGGGTCGCCCTGAATCTGCTCGAATTCGCGGCCGCATCCGCGCCTGTCGTCAATGGCCGCGGGTTTGTTGACGAGGCGTTTCTGCGATCGTCGGTGGCCCGCCGGGCGCTCATCTACGACAAGGCCGGCGAAGAGCACTACAACCTGATCTCCGCGCTGCACAAGTCCATGCGCAATAGTGATCCGGATGCGGCGGTGTACTGGCTGGCGCGTATGTTGGAGGGTGGCGAGGACCCGTTGTATATCGCGCGCCGGCTCGTGCGGTTCGCGTCGGAAGATGTCGGTAACGCTGATCCGCAGGCGCTCGCCATCACCGTGGCCGCCAAGGACGCGGTCCACTTCATCGGGATGCCGGAGGCCAACACCGCGCTGACTCAGGCCGTCACGTACCTGTCGACGGCGCCAAAGAGCAATGCCGTCTACCGCGCGTACCTCCGCGCCGCCGCAGACGCGCACACCGACCGCGCCGAACCGGTCCCGCTGCATCTGCGGAACGCCCCGACCAAGCTGATGAAAACGCTCGAGTACGGCAAGGGCTACGAGTACGCCCATGACGAGGCCGACGCCGTGACTGGTATGGACTGCCTGCCGCCGAACCTCGCCGGCAGAAAGTACTACGAGCCCACCGACCGCGGATTCGAGAAGGAACTAAAACGACGGCTGGACAGTTGGGCGGAACTCAAGCGCAGACGCCGCCAGTAGCGTCCAGCACCTCGCGCACTTTTGCGCCGAGCGCCTCGGCCGAGAACGGTTTCGGAATGAGCGTCGCCCCTTCCTCCAGAACGCCGTGGTGTGAGATGGCATCGTCGGTGTACCCCGACATATAGAGAACCCTGATGGCGGGCCGAGTCGTCTGCACTCGCCTCACCACGTCGGGTCCAGCCATGCCAGGCATGATCACGTCGGTGAGGATCAGTTGGATCGGCTCCAGGAAGGTGTCGGCGATTCTGAGCGCCTCAGCTCCGCTGGACGCCTCCAGCACCCGGTACCCGGAGCGCTCGAGCAACGTCCGCGCAAGGACACGCACCGCGCCTTCATCTTCGACCAGGAGAATCGTCTCCGAGCCGCGGCCAGGCTCGGGTCTGCGCACCCCGGGGCTCGAATCCGTCAACGCTTCTTCGACAGCCGGGAGAAACACCTGAAAGGTCGTGCCCCCGTCCACCTGGCTCGTGAAGGTCACATGTCCACCACTTTGCCGCACGATACCGTAGACGGTGGACAGCCCGAGCCCGGTTCCCTTGCCCCGTGTCTTGGTCGTAAAGAACGGCTCGAAGATCCTGGCCTGCACGGCCTCTGACATCCCGGTTCCCGTGTCGCTGACGACGAGCATCGCGTGTGGCCCGGCGAGCAGATTCCCGTGCTGCGCGACGTCGGCCTCGCGAATCTCGACGTTCGCCGTCCTGAGTGTCAGCCTGCCTCCGTGCGGCATGGCGTCGCGGGCGTTCACCGCCAGATTGAGCACGACCTGCTGGAGCAGGTTCGGGTCAGCCCTCACTCTCCCGAGGCCAGCCGCGAGCACCGTCGTCAGTTCGATGTCCTCGCCAATCAGACGACGCAGCATCGATTCCACGTCGGCGATGACGGTATTGAGATCGCACACGACGGGAGCCATCACCTGTTTCCTGCTGAAGACCAGCAACCGTCCGGTAAGCTCCGTGGCCCGTTCGGCGGCCTTCCTGACTTCTTCCAGCGGCTCACGGTCAGCGCTCGCCTTGGGCATCGCGTCGAGTGCCAGTTCCGTGAATCCCCTGATCACCTGCAGCAGGTTGTTGAAGTCGTGTGCGATGCCGCCGGCAAGCCGTCCCACGGCTTCCATCTTCTGGGCTTGGCGCAGTTCCGTCTCAAGGTCGATCTGTCTGGCTTCGAGTTCCATCGATTCCAGGCCGAACGAGATGGTCGCACCGAGTTGTTCGAGCAGCTGTGCCTCGACGGGATCGAAAAAACCGGGTTCTGCTGCATACATGCTGAAGGCGCCGAACACGCGTCCTTCGATCATCAGGGGAACCGACGCAGCAGCCAGAAAACCAGATGCCAGGGCTTCTGTCCGCCATGACGCCGAGGACTTCAGTAACTGGATGTCGTTCACCACCACGAGGCGATCGCGGCAGGTCAACGTCCCGCTCGGATTGCCCTCGTCGGGAGGCGGATCAGGCGGTCCCGTCCTGTCGCGAAGATAGCCGATCGCTGGCCCGCTCGCGGCGACCACCTCGAACGGGCCATCAGGTTGGCCTATGACGCCGATCCACGCCAATCGGAAGAGCCCGACCTCCACGGCGATCCGGCACACCTCGGAGAACATCTGCTCGCGACTCCGAACGCGCACGACTGTCTGGCTCGTCTCACTCAGCATCGCGTACAGCCGGTTCAGGCGCAGGATCTGCTGCTCGGCCTTCTTGCGTTCCGTCACGTCTCGAACGACCGCCAGTAACACGGGGTCGCCCCCGACCATCATGCCGCGCGAACTGACTTCGACGGGAAACGTCGTCCCGTCGCTGCGCCGGTGGACCGACTCGAACCGCACGCGGTTGTCCATGGCGCGTTGCGCGCGAGCGGCCAGCCCGGGCTGCGCCTCCGGGGCCACAATGTCCAGGACCGACCGCCCCGTAAGGTCGTCGGGTGCGAATCCGTACGCGACTGCGGCTGCGGCATTGACCTCGAGGAGCGCGAGGTCGTCACCGCGAAAGACGAACATGATGTCGGTGGCATGCTCCGACAGCAGATGGTACCGCTCGATACTGGCCTGTGCCCGCTTCTGCTCCGCCACGACCGCCGCCGTCAGAAGCGACAACAGCACCGCGATACAGACGAAGCTCTGCAGCATCAGCACCTGACCGCTCACGGTTCGGGCATCCGCGACAAACGGGCCAGCGCCGTGGACCGTGCTCCACACCGCGAAGCCCGTCACGATGATCGAGGCAACCGTGGCGACGAACGGACCGGTTCGCAGGGCTGCCCACATCAGCCAGGGAAACACCAGATAGAGCGGCAACCCGGGCCCGGTATGGGGATCGGCAAACGGCTGAAACACCATCACGCTGACCGCTGCCAGCGTGGTGAGCAGCGCACCGATCTCGATACCGCCCATCAGGCCCTTGTCCTTCATGTGGCGCACGCCGTCGCGCCAGGCCAGAATGAGCGGTGCCACCTGGAGCATGCCGACGCCATTCGACATCCACCAGCTGAACCAGGTGGGCCAGAACGGCAGCCCACGGTTGAATGCGGTCACGGCGGCTCCCATCACGGCGGTGATGGCGTTGCTCCCGACAGCCGCCACCAGCACCAGCGCGACGACTTCCTTCAGTCGGCCGAGGGTGACCGGTGTACCGACCGCGCGCACCAGCAGCATCGCGGCCAGGCCCTCTTCGATGATGTCGGCCGTCGAGTACGCGACCGCCACGAGCGAGGGCAAGCCGCCGGCCAGTCCAAGGGCAGCGTTGGTCAGCCACGTGACCGCCAGCCAGAGCGGCCATCTGCGCCTGGGGCTGAGCGTCAAGACCGCCAGGACCAGGCCACTCGCCGGCCAGATGGCAGTGACGCTATTGGGACCGGCCTGAGACAGCTGCGCAAGGGTGACTGCCAGGTAGTAGGCCGCGACAAACAGGCACACGCGGAGGGTCGTCGACTCGGACACACGTCGGCGCGTCGGAGAGAGAACGCGTTCGCCGACAGCATCCATGCGTCGCTCCCTGCATCCCGTGGCCGTCAGAGACGGATCGGCGGATGATATCACCGGGCCGACTGCGGCCCATGACCCGCCATACGGCGGACCAGCACCTTCCTGTTCATCTCACGGTCTTCAACGAACAGGATTGGGAGGGGTTGAACTCAGCGGCTGGCGGGCCGATGCTCGGTCGAGACCCCTGGCGCGGGCGCATCAAGGAGAGAATCGACATCGGACGGTCGCCCATGAGCCGTGAAGCGGCCACCGACAAGGTCGGGCGTGATAAGTCACGCCAATGGATGCCGGCGTTCGCCGGAATGACGAGATCTGCTTTTTCAAATGCGCTGAAAGTTCTTCTCGATCTCGCGGCGTGAGAGCCTGAGCATCACGGGCCGGCCGTGCGGGCACACGGTCGAATAGGCGGTCAGCCGCAACTCCTCGAGGATGTGCAGCATCTTGTCCTGGGTGAGCGGATCGTTCGCCTTCACAGCCGCATGGCACGCCATCGTCGCCGCGATCTGGCGCAGATGCTCGTTGACCGGCACCGACCCTCCCAGACCTTCGAGATCCTGCGCGAGCGCCTGGAGCGATGCGGTACCCTGCTCGCGCCCGAGGATGGCCGGCATCGCCGTCACGCGCACGCTGGTCGGACCGAACTCCTCGACTTCGAACCCGCACTGGTGCAGCTCGACGGCGTGAGACAGGAGCGCGGACCGCGTATCAGGCGGCAGGTCCATGAGAATCGGCGTCAGCAGGCGCTGGCTCTCGAGTGGTCCGTCCGTCAGCCTCGCCATGATGCGTTCGTAGAGCACGCGCTCGTGCGCGACGTGTTGGTCAATGACGGCGACCCCGTCGTCATCAACGGCGATGATGAACGTGTGGCGGAACTGGCCGAGCGGAACGAGCGGCTTGATGGTCACCGCCCCGGGAGCAGCCGGCTGGTCTGGCCCAACGCCCGCCGACTGAAACGTCTGACCGCCCACCGCCGGCAACGTGCCGGTGAGCATCTCGCCCGACGGCTGCCCGGGCACCATCGACGTTCCGGTCCCCCCGGCCGTGGTGCGTTGCAGGTCCGTCATCAGGCTCGGCAGTGACAGGTTGACGGCCTGCACCACGCCGGTCTCCGACGAGAGCCTCAACTCCGGCGTCGGGCCTGAACCCAGCGATTCCTGGACAGCTCGACGCACGATTTCGTGCACCATCGACTGCTGGTGGAAGCGCACCTCGGCTTTGGTCGGATGCACGTTGACATCCACGGACTCGGCGGGCATTTCGATAAACAGGTGCGCCTCTGGGCTCCGCTCTTTCGCGGTTGCCGAGGCATACGCGTCAATCACGGCGTGCGCGATGGTGCGGTCCTTGACGATCCGCTGATTGACGAAGAACTGCTGGGCGCCGCGCGTCGGCCCCTGCTCCGCCAGCGCCGCAATGTAGCCACGGATGCT
Encoded here:
- a CDS encoding replication-associated recombination protein A — translated: MRPRSFEEYVGQDALMGPGRPLREAIERDLLQSVILWGPPGTGKTSLARLIAESTQAHFIAFSAVLAGIKEIKEVMAEAERARHARGRRTILFIDEIHRFNKAQQDAFLPRVEGGDIVLIGATTENPSFEVNAPLLSRSQVFVLQPLSESDLLTVLARATSDAERGLGADPVDVEPTALSAIARYANGDARVALNLLEFAAASAPVVNGRGFVDEAFLRSSVARRALIYDKAGEEHYNLISALHKSMRNSDPDAAVYWLARMLEGGEDPLYIARRLVRFASEDVGNADPQALAITVAAKDAVHFIGMPEANTALTQAVTYLSTAPKSNAVYRAYLRAAADAHTDRAEPVPLHLRNAPTKLMKTLEYGKGYEYAHDEADAVTGMDCLPPNLAGRKYYEPTDRGFEKELKRRLDSWAELKRRRRQ
- a CDS encoding MASE1 domain-containing protein, encoding MDAVGERVLSPTRRRVSESTTLRVCLFVAAYYLAVTLAQLSQAGPNSVTAIWPASGLVLAVLTLSPRRRWPLWLAVTWLTNAALGLAGGLPSLVAVAYSTADIIEEGLAAMLLVRAVGTPVTLGRLKEVVALVLVAAVGSNAITAVMGAAVTAFNRGLPFWPTWFSWWMSNGVGMLQVAPLILAWRDGVRHMKDKGLMGGIEIGALLTTLAAVSVMVFQPFADPHTGPGLPLYLVFPWLMWAALRTGPFVATVASIIVTGFAVWSTVHGAGPFVADARTVSGQVLMLQSFVCIAVLLSLLTAAVVAEQKRAQASIERYHLLSEHATDIMFVFRGDDLALLEVNAAAAVAYGFAPDDLTGRSVLDIVAPEAQPGLAARAQRAMDNRVRFESVHRRSDGTTFPVEVSSRGMMVGGDPVLLAVVRDVTERKKAEQQILRLNRLYAMLSETSQTVVRVRSREQMFSEVCRIAVEVGLFRLAWIGVIGQPDGPFEVVAASGPAIGYLRDRTGPPDPPPDEGNPSGTLTCRDRLVVVNDIQLLKSSASWRTEALASGFLAAASVPLMIEGRVFGAFSMYAAEPGFFDPVEAQLLEQLGATISFGLESMELEARQIDLETELRQAQKMEAVGRLAGGIAHDFNNLLQVIRGFTELALDAMPKASADREPLEEVRKAAERATELTGRLLVFSRKQVMAPVVCDLNTVIADVESMLRRLIGEDIELTTVLAAGLGRVRADPNLLQQVVLNLAVNARDAMPHGGRLTLRTANVEIREADVAQHGNLLAGPHAMLVVSDTGTGMSEAVQARIFEPFFTTKTRGKGTGLGLSTVYGIVRQSGGHVTFTSQVDGGTTFQVFLPAVEEALTDSSPGVRRPEPGRGSETILLVEDEGAVRVLARTLLERSGYRVLEASSGAEALRIADTFLEPIQLILTDVIMPGMAGPDVVRRVQTTRPAIRVLYMSGYTDDAISHHGVLEEGATLIPKPFSAEALGAKVREVLDATGGVCA
- the mutL gene encoding DNA mismatch repair endonuclease MutL; translation: MAKIHQLRPELANQIAAGEVVERPASVVKELVENAIDAGASRITVAIEMGGKKLIRVEDDGEGMEPDDARLSLERHATSKIARAEDLEAIHTMGFRGEALPSISSVSHLVLRTRTRDAEAGTELRVNGGALASVTEVGMAPGTIVEVSDLFYNLPARRKFLKSDVAESTQVSRMVTQLALANPTVGFTLTSGPRVLLRCPPAGRMEDRFYQLYGERPDLVLVQKEAGGLSIRGYIAALAEQGPTRGAQQFFVNQRIVKDRTIAHAVIDAYASATAKERSPEAHLFIEMPAESVDVNVHPTKAEVRFHQQSMVHEIVRRAVQESLGSGPTPELRLSSETGVVQAVNLSLPSLMTDLQRTTAGGTGTSMVPGQPSGEMLTGTLPAVGGQTFQSAGVGPDQPAAPGAVTIKPLVPLGQFRHTFIIAVDDDGVAVIDQHVAHERVLYERIMARLTDGPLESQRLLTPILMDLPPDTRSALLSHAVELHQCGFEVEEFGPTSVRVTAMPAILGREQGTASLQALAQDLEGLGGSVPVNEHLRQIAATMACHAAVKANDPLTQDKMLHILEELRLTAYSTVCPHGRPVMLRLSRREIEKNFQRI